A genomic window from Lycium barbarum isolate Lr01 chromosome 4, ASM1917538v2, whole genome shotgun sequence includes:
- the LOC132637831 gene encoding probable pectinesterase/pectinesterase inhibitor 12 gives MNIFKLKVGRPTIVLLGEGMDNTIISGNKSFGGRFQTYYTATVGVNGQGFTALDITFWNEAGPENQQAVALRGYADYISSYRCRFEGYQDTLYTQFGIQFYRDSQFFGTVDFICVDATAVFQNCIIEVRAPVPGQYNVITVQQRENEDDSTGIVLQNCTIKARLNT, from the exons ATGAATATATTCAAGTTGAAAGTTGGAAGACCAACCATTGTTCTCCTTGGTGAGGGGATGGACAATACAATCATATCAGGGAATAAAAGCTTTGGTGGTCGCTTCCAGACATACTACACCGCAACCGTTG GTGTCAATGGGCAAGGCTTCACAGCCCTAGACATCACTTTTTGGAATGAAGCTGGACCAGAGAACCAACAAGCTGTAGCGTTAAGAGGATACGCTGATTACATTAGCTCCTATCGGTGTCGTTTTGAGGGTTATCAAGACACACTGTATACACAATTTGGCATACAATTTTACAGAGATAGTCAATTTTTCGGCACTGTAGACTTTATCTGTGTCGATGCAACTGCAGTGTTCCAAAATTGCATCATTGAAGTGCGCGCGCCAGTTCCTGGACAGTATAATGTAATCACAGTACAACAACGAGAAAACGAGGATGACTCAACTGGAATAGTGCTGCAAAATTGCACAATTAAAgcaaggcttaatacctag